In the genome of Flavobacteriales bacterium, the window AGAAACCTTCCACATCGGTTGCTGGATCAATGAAGATGTTAAAATACCGAAAGACTAAATGAACCCTCTCCCTGGTTCACGAATACTTTTAAAATGCATTCCGGTCCTGTTTGGGGCCGGAATGTTTTTTTCATGTGTAAACGATCCAAAGGAGGTTGACCGCATTGCGCGCATCGATGAAATGCCGCAGGAGACCATGGAGGAAGTCACCCTCATATATTCAGATTCAGGTCAAACCCGTGCCATTCTGGAAACGCCCCTCATTAATAAATTTTACTCCCCCAAGGAGAAAATGGAATTTCCCAATGGGCTAAAGCTCACCTTTTTTAAACCGGGTCAACAAAAAGAATCCGTTTTAACATCGAATTATGGACTATTGGACCAGGCCAATCGCAGTTTATTGGTTCGGAGCAATGTGGTTTTTATTAATTTTATGCGGGGCGACACCATGAATACGGAGGTTCTGAATTGGAATCAGGACAGCGCCAAAGTATTTACCGATAAACTCGTGGTGGTACATGGAAGAGACGGAATTTTTACCTGCCGACAAGGACTAAAAGCCGGGGAGGCGTTTGACTGGTATGAATTCAATGGCGTTGCCGGGAAATACAATTACCAAAACGAGGAATAAACAACATGGAAAAATACAATCGATTTTCTGAAATTATGTGGTTACTTTTAACCATTACCACAACCGCACTGGTGGTGTTTCTGATGGTGACCGAAAAATCCGTTAACAAATCTAAATGGTATTTGGTAATTCCACTTCTTTCTGCAGCCATGTACATTATGCGTCGTGGATTAAGAAAGCGTTTCGAGAAGCAAAAAGAAGCCGATCGTTCCAACCATTCTAAAGCAGGAAAATGATTTCCACTTCTCTTTTTATTATTCTCATTTGCATTTTACTTTCTGCCTTTTTTTCAGGAATAGAGATTGCTTTTTTATCTTCCAACAAACTCAAAATTGAGTTAGAAAACAAGCAAGGTTTATTCTCTGCTCGCATCCTTTCCTTTTTTGTAAAAAAACCTTCTCACTTCATTGCTGCCATGCTTTTGGGTAACAATGTTGCATTGGTAGTTTACGGTATTTATATCGCTTTAATTCTTGAGCCCCCTATTC includes:
- the lptC gene encoding LPS export ABC transporter periplasmic protein LptC; translation: MNPLPGSRILLKCIPVLFGAGMFFSCVNDPKEVDRIARIDEMPQETMEEVTLIYSDSGQTRAILETPLINKFYSPKEKMEFPNGLKLTFFKPGQQKESVLTSNYGLLDQANRSLLVRSNVVFINFMRGDTMNTEVLNWNQDSAKVFTDKLVVVHGRDGIFTCRQGLKAGEAFDWYEFNGVAGKYNYQNEE